In Helicobacter bilis, a genomic segment contains:
- the petA gene encoding ubiquinol-cytochrome c reductase iron-sulfur subunit yields MADVKRRDFLGMALGGVAGAGAIAALVAMKKTWDPLPSVVSAGFTTVDVAGMQEGEIRDTQWRGKPVYIMKKKSGDEISPARDFELAGEYYCIGIKICTHLGCIPNWKANENLFHCPCHGGQFTGDGVNIEGTPPPRPFDIPPFAIKGDTTLILGESGTEYEAMLKASGNA; encoded by the coding sequence ATGGCTGATGTGAAAAGGCGAGATTTCCTTGGCATGGCACTTGGCGGTGTAGCTGGTGCTGGTGCTATCGCTGCACTTGTTGCTATGAAAAAAACTTGGGATCCATTACCTAGCGTAGTTTCAGCTGGTTTTACCACCGTTGATGTTGCGGGTATGCAAGAGGGTGAGATACGCGATACACAATGGCGTGGTAAGCCTGTATATATTATGAAAAAGAAGTCTGGCGATGAGATTTCACCTGCTAGAGATTTTGAGTTAGCTGGTGAGTATTATTGCATAGGTATTAAGATTTGCACGCATTTGGGCTGTATTCCAAACTGGAAAGCTAATGAGAATCTTTTTCATTGCCCATGCCATGGCGGACAATTTACCGGTGATGGTGTGAATATCGAGGGGACACCACCACCTAGACCTTTTGACATTCCTCCTTTTGCGATTAAAGGCGATACGACTTTAATATTAGGTGAGAGTGGCACAGAGTATGAAGCAATGCTAAAAGCTTCAGGTAATGCGTAA
- a CDS encoding cytochrome b, with protein sequence MAQVKKAKNLADWFDQRLGTNKLIEVMMTKYWIPKNINWLWAMGVVLTALFTMLVVSGIFLLMYYKPDENLAYDSVNYTIMQEVAFGWLWRHIHAVAASMVFVIIYIHMFVAIYYGSYKNGREMIWISGMVLFVIFSAEAFSGYMLPWGQMSYWAAAVITNLFGGIPLIGSDVVEWVRGNYVVADSTLTRFFMLHVFLLPVVIMGAIAMHFYALRKPHVNNQEGEEIDFEAEAEKYMAGNKKEAKVIRFWPDFLCKDIFIISLFMILFFALACYHFDFAMDPINFERANQLATPAHIYPEWYFLWSYEVLRGIFFSANLGLVFFGIAQVVFLLLPWLDRSNVVKPAHKRPGFLIFFILLIIDLIVLTVYGKLPPDGNAKYIGLVASVSFLVLLFIVLPMVTMAENKKGGE encoded by the coding sequence ATGGCACAAGTAAAAAAAGCGAAAAATCTAGCTGATTGGTTTGACCAAAGACTTGGGACTAATAAGCTTATTGAAGTAATGATGACAAAATATTGGATTCCAAAAAATATTAACTGGCTATGGGCTATGGGTGTGGTTTTAACCGCACTTTTTACCATGCTTGTTGTAAGTGGAATCTTCTTGCTTATGTATTATAAGCCTGATGAAAATCTTGCCTATGATTCTGTAAATTATACGATTATGCAGGAAGTTGCATTTGGCTGGCTATGGCGACATATCCATGCTGTTGCGGCTAGTATGGTATTTGTGATTATCTACATTCACATGTTTGTGGCTATTTATTATGGCTCTTATAAGAATGGTCGTGAGATGATTTGGATTAGCGGTATGGTGCTTTTTGTTATCTTTTCTGCTGAAGCGTTTAGTGGCTATATGCTTCCATGGGGACAGATGAGCTATTGGGCGGCTGCGGTTATTACAAATCTTTTTGGTGGTATCCCTTTAATTGGTAGCGATGTTGTAGAATGGGTGCGTGGTAACTATGTCGTAGCAGATTCTACACTTACAAGATTCTTTATGCTACATGTGTTTTTATTGCCAGTAGTTATTATGGGTGCTATTGCTATGCACTTTTATGCGTTGAGAAAACCGCATGTTAATAATCAAGAGGGTGAAGAAATCGACTTTGAAGCAGAAGCAGAAAAATACATGGCAGGAAATAAGAAAGAAGCTAAGGTTATCCGCTTTTGGCCTGATTTCTTATGTAAGGATATTTTTATCATATCGCTATTTATGATTCTATTCTTTGCCCTAGCTTGTTATCATTTTGATTTTGCTATGGATCCCATTAACTTTGAGCGTGCAAATCAGTTGGCAACACCAGCCCACATTTATCCAGAGTGGTATTTCTTATGGAGTTATGAAGTATTGCGTGGTATCTTCTTTAGTGCGAATCTTGGCTTAGTATTCTTTGGTATCGCACAAGTTGTATTCTTGCTACTTCCTTGGCTTGATAGAAGTAATGTTGTAAAACCTGCACATAAGCGACCCGGATTCCTTATATTCTTTATCTTACTTATCATTGACTTGATAGTGCTTACTGTATATGGGAAGTTGCCACCAGATGGTAATGCAAAATACATTGGCTTAGTTGCCTCTGTTAGCTTCCTTGTGTTGCTTTTTATCGTATTGCCTATGGTAACTATGGCAGAAAATAAAAAAGGCGGTGAATAA